The sequence CATGTCTCCGATGAGTGCGTAGTCTTCGATGCGCCCGGCCACGTGCAACTCCAGTCGAACGGCCACGTCACCCCCGCGCAGGGGGGCTGTCGCTGATGCGGTCAAGGGGTCGTTGTTGTGCGTCGTTGAGCGGTGAAGCAAAGTAGCCCGCCGAGCCCTGAGGCAAAACGACAGTCCATGCTCAACGAACTGCCGCGCTCTCGTTGTTCCGGGGGTCTATCGGCGGGGGTGTGCCGTCGTTTCCGGCCTGGCTCGGCAGCGAATGTCCGAGCAGGATACGACGCACGTAGATGATCTGCGTGCCGCTCCGGGCAACCCGTGTGGGCCGAACGAGTGAGCAGCGGGTGATGACCATGTGACCGGCGCGTATCTGTGGTTGTGCCAGTACACCGCCCTGTGCCCGGCCAGGTGCGGAGCGTGGCCGTCCGCCATCGGGCCCACGCGCTGATACCCTGGTAGCCCGTGGACCGGTGGGCCCCCTTGACCAGCAGCGTCGAAGAATCAAGAAGGGTCCCCCGAACCGCAGCGACGGCGCCCCGCCCGGCAGTACAGCAGTGTCCGGGCCGGCAGCCGCACCGCACGACAGACAGCGACCACGGGAGCCCCCTCTTGGCCATGCCGCCGAAATCCACGACGACCAAGCACATCTTCGTCACCGGGGGTGTCGCCTCCTCGCTCGGCAAGGGCCTCACCGCCTCCAGCCTGGGCATGCTGCTCAAGGCCCGTGGCCTGCGCGTCGTGATGCAGAAGCTGGATCCGTATCTGAACGTCGATCCGGGCACGATGAACCCCTTCCAGCACGGTGAGGTCTTCGTCACCAACGACGGTGCCGAGACCGACCTCGACATCGGACACTACGAGCGCTTCCTCGACCGTGACTTGGACGGCACCGCCAATGTCACTACAGGACAGGTGTACTCGACCGTGATCGCCAAGGAGCGGCGCGGCGAGTACCTGGGCGACACCGTGCAGGTCATCCCGCACATCACCAACGAGATCAAGCACCGCATCCGGCGTATGGCCACCGACGAGGTGGACGTCGTCATCACCGAGGTCGGCGGCACGGTCGGCGACATCGAGTCGCTGCCGTTCCTGGAGACCGTCCGCCAGGTCCGCCACGAGGTCGGCCGGGACAACGTCTTCGTCGTCCACATCTCCCTGCTGCCGTACATCGGCCCCTCGGGCGAGCTGAAGACCAAGCCGACCCAGCACTCCGTCGCCGCGCTGCGCAACATCGGCATCCAGCCCGACGCCATCGTGCTGCGCTGCGACCGCGAGGTCCCGACCGCCATCAAGCGCAAGATCTCGCTGATGTGCGACGTCGACGAGGCCGCCGTCGTGGCCTGCCCCGACGCCCGCTCGATCTACGACATCCCGAAGACCGTGCACGGCGAGGGCCTGGACGCCTATGTCGTCCGCAAGCTGGACCTGCCGTTCCGTGACGTCGACTGGACGACCTGGGACGACCTGCTGGACCGCGTCCACAACCCCGACCACGAGATCACCCTCGCACTGGTCGGCAAGTACATCGACCTGCCCGACGCCTACCTGTCGGTCACCGAGGCGCTGCGCGCCGGCGGCTTCGCCAACCGCGCCCGCGTGAAGATCAAGTGGGTCACCTCCGACGACTGCAAGACCCCGGCCGGCGCCAAGGCCCAGCTCGGCGACGTCGACGGCATCTGCATCCCGGGCGGCTTCGGTGACCGCGGTGTGCTCGGCAAGGTCGGCGCGATCAAGTACGCCCGTGAGAACAAGATCCCGCTGCTCGGCCTCTGCCTCGGCCTGCAGTGCATCGTGATCGAGGCCGCGCGGAACCTGGCCGACATCCCGGACGCCAACTCCACCGAGTTCGACCCGGCGACCGCCCACCCGGTCATCTCCACCATGGCCGAGCAGATGGACATCGTGGCCGGCGAGGGCGACATGGGCGGCACCATGCGCCTCGGCATGTACCCGGCCAAGCTCGCCGAGGGCTCGATCGTGCGCGAGGTGTACGACGGCAAGGAGTACGTCGAGGAGCGCCACCGCCACCGCTACGAGGTCAACAACGCCTACCGCGCGGAGCTGGAGAAGAAGGCCGGCATCCTGTTCTCCGGGACGTCGCCCGACGGCAAGCTCGTCGAGTACGTCGAGTACCCCCGCGACGCGCACCCGTACCTGGTCGCCACGCAGGCGCACCCGGAGCTGCGCTCCCGCCCGACCCGCCCGCACCCGCTCTTCGCGGGCCTGGTGAAGGCGGCTGTCGAGCGTCAGCTGGAAGAGGGCGCGCGGAAGATCGCGAAGTAACACAAGAGCTGTACGGTGGCCGGGGCGCGGGTGTGCGACACGCCTGCGCCCCGGCCGCTTGCGCATGTGTGGAAGGACAGGGCATGACGATCAAGGACACCCCGCAGGAGTGGGAGATCCGGGCCACGGACACCCCCTTCGTGGGCAACAAGACCTCTGTGCGCACGGACGACGTGGTCATGCCCGACGGCTCGGTGGTCCGTCGCGACTACCAGGTCCACCCCGGCTCGGTCGCCGTCCTCGCCCTGGACGAGGAGGACCAGGTCCTGCTGATCAACCAGTACCGCCACCCCGTGCGGCACAAGCTGTGGGAGATCCCGGCCGGTCTGCTCGACGTCCCCGGCGAGAACCCGCTGCACGCGGCCCAACGCGAGCTGTACGAGGAGGCGCACGTCAAGGCCGAGGACTGGCGGGTGCTGACCGACGTCTACACCACGCCCGGGGGCTGCGACGAGGCCGTACGGATCTTCCTCGCGCGCCAGCTGTCCGAGGCCGAGGGCGAGCGCTTCGCGGCGGAGCACGAGGAGACCGACATGGAGCACGCGCGCGTGCCGGTCGAGGAGCTCGTGCGCCGCGTCCTGGCCGGCGACGTGCACAACAACTGCCTGGTCGTCGGCGTGCTCTCGCTGGTCGCCGCCCGCGGCGGTGACGGTCTCGACGCCCTGCGCCCGGCCGACGCCCCCTGGCCGGCGCGCCCCTTCACCTCCTGAGCCACCCGTCCGGGGCACGGAGCAATGCCGGTCGGCACCCGTGCGGCCCAGTGGTGTGACGAGTGGTGTGACGATCGCCTGATCCGATCAGGTGATCCGTTCGCCGCGCTCCACACAGGACGTCGCAGAGCGTGAACTAGGCTCTGAGACGCCCGTCTCGGAAGACCCGGCGGGCTTGCGCGTGCGGTGGGACGGGAGTGTGGCCCGTGACGGATCAGGTGGTGGACACAGGCGGGGCGCGACTGTCGGCGCACGAGGTCGCCCACGACCATTTCCTGGGCCGTACAAGGGAGTTGAAGGAGCTGCGCGCCGACATCGAGCGCGCCGGCCTGGACACCCTCTCCGGCCGCAAGGCACCCCGCGCGCGCGTGCTCCTGATCGCGGGCCGCCCCGGCTCCGGGCGGACCGCGCTCGCCGAGGCACTCGTGCGACGGATCGCCCACCGCTACCCCGACGGGGTGCTGCGCGCCCGGCTCAGCGAGCCCGACGGCACCCCCGTCCCGGTCGAGCGCACCGCCCGCGAGCTGCTCACCGCACTGGAGCTGCCGGCCCCGGCCGGTGCCGCCGAGGACGACCTGACCGAGGCGCTGCGCACCGCCCTGGCCGGCCGGCGCGCGGTGCTGCTCCTGGACGACGCGGCCCGTGCCGAGCAGGTCGACGCGCTGCTGCCGGACGCCCCGGACTGCCTGGCGGTGGCCGTCTCGAAGGGTCCGCTCACCGGCATCGCGGACGTCCGCCCCTGCACCGTCGGCGGCCTCGACACCAAGTCCGCGGTGGAGCTGCTCACCCGGTACACCGGCTCGGTGCGCATCACCGTCGACCCGCGCGCCGCCGAGAGTCTGGCCGAGGCCTGCCAGGGCCACCCGGCCGCGCTGATCCTGGCGGGCGGCTGGCTCGCCGCCCGCCCCAAGGCCGCCGTCTCCGACCTCGCCAAGCGGCTGCACGCGGCCCCCGACGACGGCCCGGACGGCACCCCGCCGGCCCGGGTCTTCCGGCATGTGTACGACGACCTGTCCGCTCCCGCCGCCAGGATCCTGCGGCTGCTCGCGCTCGCCCCGGCCGGCCTCGTCGACCCGCACACCGCCTCCGCGCTCGCGGGCTGCTCGGTCGGCTTCGCACGCGCCACCCTGGACGACTTCGTCGCCCTCGGCCTGCTGCGCGCGGCCGGCTCCCCGCTGCCCCAGTACGAGGTCCCCGGCTGCCTGCACCCGCACCTGCGTGCCCTCGCCGAGAGCCAGGAGCGGCCCGCGGAGCTGCAGCTGGCCCGGGCCCGGATGCTGGAGCGGACGGTACGGCTGCTGCAGGCCTGCCGGGCGATCACCGAGACGGACAGCCCGCAGGCCCGCGAGAAGCTGAACGCCATGCCCCGCGAGGTGCGCTTCCCGAACCCGAGGGCGGCCGCCGACTGGCTGCGCGTCCGCCGCCCCGCCCTGCTGGCCTCCGCGCGGCTCGCGGTGGCCGACGGCGAGCTGGACACGCTCGCCCGGCGGCTGATGTCCCAGCTGGTCAGGGCCCTGGTGGCACACGAGGGCACCCAGGCCGCGGCCGCCGACCTGTACGGCGTGCACAGCCTCGTCCACGATGTCGCCGAGCGGCGCGGACTGCCCCGTGAGCAGGCCGCCGCCCTGCTGAACCTGGGCGACGTGGACGCGCAGACCGGCCGTACCCGGGACGCGCTGGCCCGGTACCGGTCGGCACTGGCCGCCGGACGCAGGGCGAACGACCCGTACGCGACCGGCCGCGCGATGGAATCCGTAGGCGGCGCGTACCAGGAGCTGGGCGACTACGACCGGGCCGCCGACTGGTTCGGCCGGGCCCTGGCCGAGCGGCTGGCCCGGGGCGAGCGCGAGCAGGCCGCCCGGCTGTACGGCCGGATCGCCACCGCCCACACCTACGCGGGCCGCTACGGCGAGGCCCTCAGGAACTGGCGGGCGGCCGTCGTCGGCTACCGCAAGGGCGGCGATGTCGCCGCCCACGCCCGGGCGTTGAGCGAGCTGGCCCGGGTGCAGGAGTACGCGGGGCGGTTCGAGGAATCGCTGCGGACGTGCCAGGAAGCGGTGGAGTGGGCCCGGCGCGCCGATGACGTCCGGTTGCAGGCCGCGCTGCAGCTCAGGCTCGCCGACACCCTGGAGCACCTCGGCGACCCCGCCGCCGCCCGCCTG comes from Streptomyces sp. FXJ1.172 and encodes:
- a CDS encoding CTP synthase, with product MPPKSTTTKHIFVTGGVASSLGKGLTASSLGMLLKARGLRVVMQKLDPYLNVDPGTMNPFQHGEVFVTNDGAETDLDIGHYERFLDRDLDGTANVTTGQVYSTVIAKERRGEYLGDTVQVIPHITNEIKHRIRRMATDEVDVVITEVGGTVGDIESLPFLETVRQVRHEVGRDNVFVVHISLLPYIGPSGELKTKPTQHSVAALRNIGIQPDAIVLRCDREVPTAIKRKISLMCDVDEAAVVACPDARSIYDIPKTVHGEGLDAYVVRKLDLPFRDVDWTTWDDLLDRVHNPDHEITLALVGKYIDLPDAYLSVTEALRAGGFANRARVKIKWVTSDDCKTPAGAKAQLGDVDGICIPGGFGDRGVLGKVGAIKYARENKIPLLGLCLGLQCIVIEAARNLADIPDANSTEFDPATAHPVISTMAEQMDIVAGEGDMGGTMRLGMYPAKLAEGSIVREVYDGKEYVEERHRHRYEVNNAYRAELEKKAGILFSGTSPDGKLVEYVEYPRDAHPYLVATQAHPELRSRPTRPHPLFAGLVKAAVERQLEEGARKIAK
- a CDS encoding tetratricopeptide repeat protein, coding for MTDQVVDTGGARLSAHEVAHDHFLGRTRELKELRADIERAGLDTLSGRKAPRARVLLIAGRPGSGRTALAEALVRRIAHRYPDGVLRARLSEPDGTPVPVERTARELLTALELPAPAGAAEDDLTEALRTALAGRRAVLLLDDAARAEQVDALLPDAPDCLAVAVSKGPLTGIADVRPCTVGGLDTKSAVELLTRYTGSVRITVDPRAAESLAEACQGHPAALILAGGWLAARPKAAVSDLAKRLHAAPDDGPDGTPPARVFRHVYDDLSAPAARILRLLALAPAGLVDPHTASALAGCSVGFARATLDDFVALGLLRAAGSPLPQYEVPGCLHPHLRALAESQERPAELQLARARMLERTVRLLQACRAITETDSPQAREKLNAMPREVRFPNPRAAADWLRVRRPALLASARLAVADGELDTLARRLMSQLVRALVAHEGTQAAAADLYGVHSLVHDVAERRGLPREQAAALLNLGDVDAQTGRTRDALARYRSALAAGRRANDPYATGRAMESVGGAYQELGDYDRAADWFGRALAERLARGEREQAARLYGRIATAHTYAGRYGEALRNWRAAVVGYRKGGDVAAHARALSELARVQEYAGRFEESLRTCQEAVEWARRADDVRLQAALQLRLADTLEHLGDPAAARLHRTAAERMLGEEALEGDTRSERDRNACEIRSTSSED
- a CDS encoding NUDIX domain-containing protein, producing the protein MTIKDTPQEWEIRATDTPFVGNKTSVRTDDVVMPDGSVVRRDYQVHPGSVAVLALDEEDQVLLINQYRHPVRHKLWEIPAGLLDVPGENPLHAAQRELYEEAHVKAEDWRVLTDVYTTPGGCDEAVRIFLARQLSEAEGERFAAEHEETDMEHARVPVEELVRRVLAGDVHNNCLVVGVLSLVAARGGDGLDALRPADAPWPARPFTS